TGATCGCCGGCATCGCGCGGCTCGTGCGCGATGTCGGTCTGGCCGAAGAACTCGCGCAGGACGCATTGGTTTCCGCGCTTGAACAATGGCCCGCATCGGGTGTGCCGGACAATCCCGGCGCATGGCTCATGACGGCGGCCAAACATCGCGCGATCGATCGCTTGCGCCGCAGCAAGCTGTTGCAGCGCAAGCACGAGGAGCTCGCCGACGAACTTGCCGCAGACGATGCGTTGAGCACGTCCGCGATCGAGGTCGCGCTGGATGACGATATCGGCGATGACCTGTTGCGACTGGTGTTCATCGCCTGTCACCCGGTGCTGTCGACCGAGGCGCGGATTGCGCTCACGCTGCGCTTGCTCGGCGGCCTGACTACCGACGAAATCGCGCGCGCGTTTCTCATTCCTGAAGCCACGCTGGCGCAACGCATCGTGCGCGCCAAACGTACGCTGGCCGAAGCGCACGTTCCGTTCGAAGTGCCGCGAAAAAGCGAACTCGCTGCGCGTTTGTCTTCGGTGCTCGAAGTGATCTACCTGATCTTCAACGAAGGTTATTCGGCGACCGCCGGCGCGGACTGGATGCGACCCGCGTTATGCGAGGAAGCATTGCGCCTCGGTCGAATTCTCGCCGAGCTTGTGCCGCAGGAAGCGGAAGTGCATGGCCTGGTCGCACTGATGGAAATCCAGGCATCCAGACTGCGCGCGCGCAGCGGGGCAAACGGCGCGCCGATTCTGTTGCTCGAACAGAATCGTGCGCGCTGGGATCAACTGCTGATCCGGCGCGGCCTGGCCGCATTGAAACGCGCGGAGAAACTCGGCGGCGCGTTCGGTCCGTATGCGTTGCAGGCCGCGATCACCGCATGCCATGCGCGCGCGCATGTCGCCGCGGAAACCGACTGGGAACGTATCGCTGCGCTGTACGATGCACTCGCACAACTGGCGCCATCGCCGGTGGTGGAATTGAATCGCGCCGTGGCGGTAGCGATGGCATTCGGCGCGGCGGCAGGTCTGGAAATTGTCGATGCGCTGATCGGCGAGCCGGCGCTGCTCAATTACCATTTATTGCCCGGCGTGCGTGGCGACCTGCTCGCCAAGCTCGGGCGTTATGAAGAGGCGCGCACAGAATTCAAGCGTGCCGCGGCACTGACCCGAAATGTGCGCGCGCGCGAGTTGCTACTGGCGCGCGCGGCGGCGTGTTTGCGTGAATCGTCTTCGCCGCGAATCTAAAAAAATACCGGAATTCGCAAAAAAGGTCTGACCTCAAAGCCACTTCGAGCGTTTGAGCCATATGAACAAACTCGTGCAGATCAGCACGGTCGCGCCGATCATGTAGTGATAGCCGTTTTCGAGCTCGGGCATGTTGTGGAAATTCATGCCATACCAGCTCGCGATCAACGTAGGCGCGGCGAGCAAGGCGGCCCAGCCGGCGAGGCGTTTGACGACTTCGTTCTGGCTCACCGTCACCATCGACATGTTGACCGTCATCGCTGAACTGAGCAGTTCGCCCATGGCGTTGGTGGCGTCGCTGATACGCGCGGCGTGATCGAATACATCGCGCAGATACACGCGCACTTCGTCGCAGATCAGGTTCGGGAAAAAGCGCGTGAGCTGGTTCAGGATGTCTTGCAACGGCGATACCGCGAGGCGCAACGTGACGAGCTCGCGTTTCAGTCG
The sequence above is drawn from the Pseudolysobacter antarcticus genome and encodes:
- a CDS encoding RNA polymerase sigma factor produces the protein MTITETHRAINAVWRIESARLIAGIARLVRDVGLAEELAQDALVSALEQWPASGVPDNPGAWLMTAAKHRAIDRLRRSKLLQRKHEELADELAADDALSTSAIEVALDDDIGDDLLRLVFIACHPVLSTEARIALTLRLLGGLTTDEIARAFLIPEATLAQRIVRAKRTLAEAHVPFEVPRKSELAARLSSVLEVIYLIFNEGYSATAGADWMRPALCEEALRLGRILAELVPQEAEVHGLVALMEIQASRLRARSGANGAPILLLEQNRARWDQLLIRRGLAALKRAEKLGGAFGPYALQAAITACHARAHVAAETDWERIAALYDALAQLAPSPVVELNRAVAVAMAFGAAAGLEIVDALIGEPALLNYHLLPGVRGDLLAKLGRYEEARTEFKRAAALTRNVRARELLLARAAACLRESSSPRI